From a region of the Salinispira pacifica genome:
- a CDS encoding integrase core domain-containing protein → MAEALFRRTINGQKRQPKFVHADNGGPMKGLSLVAFLTMLQINMTYNRPRVSNENPFIESFFGSMKGHVKYPRHFEGIEHSRTWFADFIDWYNNRHQHSGIGYVTPAQRHGGEDVVILRQRQKCLNKACEKFPERFVRGTRNLLNDRQVILHKQEKKEQEVA, encoded by the coding sequence TTGGCTGAGGCGCTTTTTCGCCGAACTATCAATGGCCAAAAACGGCAGCCGAAGTTCGTTCACGCCGACAATGGTGGCCCCATGAAAGGCTTAAGTCTCGTAGCATTTTTAACAATGCTGCAGATAAACATGACCTACAATCGCCCGAGAGTCAGCAACGAAAATCCTTTCATTGAATCATTTTTTGGATCCATGAAAGGCCATGTGAAATACCCCAGACACTTTGAGGGTATAGAGCATTCAAGGACATGGTTCGCCGACTTCATCGATTGGTACAATAACCGGCACCAGCATTCGGGTATCGGTTATGTGACTCCGGCTCAGCGTCATGGCGGAGAAGATGTAGTAATCCTGAGACAGCGCCAGAAATGTTTGAATAAGGCTTGCGAAAAATTCCCGGAACGTTTTGTTCGGGGAACGAGGAACTTGTTGAATGATCGACAGGTGATACTCCACAAGCAGGAAAAAAAGGAACAGGAAGTCGCATAA
- the ltrA gene encoding group II intron reverse transcriptase/maturase: protein MVIWQHRVFFRRPYLEDIRDDLLSGEYQPLPAKRVYIPKPNGKLRPLGIPTLRDRIVQRAMLMAMEPIWESDFHRLSYGFRPERSVHHAIRTVKFQLQDGVETVGRWIIEGDLSSYFDTVHHRLLMKCVRRRIKDKRFTALLWRFLKAGHIDKDLFKAASEGVPQGGVLSPLLSNIMLNEFDWWLDQLYLSKKARKGRWYWNNTIKIQRPIAVREGREWLPAVTYCRYADDFVIQVKGNRQHAELIREQARSFLEDTLHLTLNMEKTHITHVDDGFVFLGHRIIRKRGPRGIKRPVTTIPHQKAKAFARSIAQELSGNYSENKIAMVERLNRKLAGWANFYQFTDYTSYVYRRIDRVVFWKLAHWLARKYRTSIKSLARRGIRSPAPGKAKTWILYGANPNGKIQGIDLRRLVTSPKKQFRWRNPEVNPYLPREEERNTVSSTYDQVARAISPI, encoded by the coding sequence ATGGTAATATGGCAGCATAGGGTTTTTTTCAGGAGGCCCTATTTAGAGGACATCAGAGATGATCTTTTGTCAGGAGAATACCAGCCTCTCCCAGCAAAGCGCGTATATATTCCAAAACCAAACGGCAAGTTACGACCTTTGGGAATACCTACACTAAGAGATCGAATTGTACAGCGAGCAATGCTGATGGCGATGGAGCCGATATGGGAAAGTGACTTTCACAGACTATCCTACGGCTTCAGACCTGAACGAAGTGTACATCATGCAATTCGAACAGTAAAGTTTCAGCTTCAGGATGGAGTTGAAACGGTTGGAAGGTGGATCATCGAAGGCGATCTATCAAGCTATTTTGATACGGTTCATCACAGACTTCTTATGAAATGCGTGCGCAGGAGGATCAAGGATAAGCGCTTTACCGCACTGCTGTGGCGGTTTCTCAAGGCTGGGCATATCGACAAAGATCTCTTCAAGGCTGCGAGCGAAGGAGTTCCTCAGGGTGGAGTACTCTCTCCACTACTGTCCAATATCATGCTAAATGAGTTCGACTGGTGGCTGGATCAGCTTTATCTGAGCAAGAAAGCACGGAAAGGCCGCTGGTATTGGAATAACACAATCAAGATTCAACGCCCAATCGCAGTGCGGGAAGGCCGAGAATGGCTGCCGGCAGTCACCTATTGCCGGTATGCTGATGACTTTGTGATACAAGTAAAGGGCAATCGACAGCATGCAGAATTGATTAGGGAGCAAGCACGCTCATTTCTTGAAGATACGCTACATCTGACCTTGAACATGGAGAAGACCCATATTACCCATGTGGATGACGGCTTTGTGTTTCTTGGTCATAGAATTATCCGCAAGCGAGGCCCGCGAGGCATCAAACGTCCAGTCACAACAATTCCGCACCAGAAAGCGAAAGCATTTGCCCGCTCAATAGCACAGGAACTGTCGGGAAATTATAGCGAGAATAAAATCGCTATGGTGGAACGATTGAACCGGAAACTTGCAGGCTGGGCGAATTTCTATCAGTTTACTGATTATACATCGTACGTCTATCGCCGAATTGATAGAGTTGTATTTTGGAAGCTGGCACATTGGCTGGCGCGGAAGTATCGGACATCAATCAAGAGTCTTGCAAGGCGAGGAATACGGAGTCCTGCACCGGGTAAAGCCAAAACATGGATTCTCTATGGAGCAAATCCAAATGGCAAAATCCAGGGCATAGACCTTCGTCGGCTGGTTACCAGTCCGAAGAAGCAATTCCGCTGGAGAAATCCTGAAGTTAATCCATACCTGCCACGAGAAGAAGAACGAAATACTGTGAGCTCAACGTATGATCAAGTTGCGAGGGCTATTAGCCCGATCTAA
- a CDS encoding helix-turn-helix domain-containing protein, with product MPVSTIYAYTSQRQIPHYKVGKGLLFSDSKIDAWLETKAIDPLDFVPMKDE from the coding sequence ATGCCGGTATCAACGATCTATGCTTATACCTCTCAACGCCAAATTCCACATTATAAGGTCGGGAAGGGTCTGCTTTTCAGCGATTCGAAAATTGACGCCTGGCTGGAGACCAAAGCGATTGATCCGTTGGATTTTGTCCCGATGAAAGATGAATGA
- a CDS encoding IS66 family transposase, translated as MVERIIRPKYSYHVCEGSGDEDKPAVRIAPVQPAIIDKSIATPALLAFVIVNKFVDHLPYYRQESRFERIGIHISRQNMSHWQNSVYKRIKQLIRQFKTHIKTGQVVHMAWS; from the coding sequence GTGGTTGAGCGAATTATTCGACCCAAATATTCCTATCATGTGTGTGAAGGATCCGGCGATGAAGATAAGCCAGCCGTCCGAATTGCACCGGTACAGCCGGCAATTATCGATAAAAGCATTGCTACCCCCGCACTTCTTGCTTTTGTAATCGTAAACAAGTTTGTGGATCATCTGCCCTACTACCGGCAGGAAAGCCGGTTTGAGCGTATCGGCATCCATATTTCCCGGCAAAACATGAGTCACTGGCAGAATTCGGTATATAAGCGGATCAAGCAGCTTATCAGGCAGTTCAAAACACACATAAAAACCGGCCAGGTCGTGCATATGGCCTGGTCGTAA
- a CDS encoding tyrosine-type recombinase/integrase, whose amino-acid sequence MNYAPYTMFKRGRKYYVRFRKPDGSRTSPVSSGQTNERAAKSWAQQQLEAGAGKVTRRSRFRHLAHNFFDIDGIYHQECMANFHRISERQLRSKQLMMKNHILPHFGEMQLEEIITADISKFKHVLMKKNLSGNSINKYLSCLKAIFEYAEENGYINKIPTLKRASIQDRTRTILTRRQAKSLFRDDDWNGNMRARTMNRLAMITGMRASEILALNYEDILSPDDIEARALASADIQQMYHRMLGGQVPDCTVIAIYKAWDQQDSQLNDHTKTDCSRRFVPIPESMVEELASIRPFREKLQPDSPFIFFAEYSSHKPMEGRVALREMRRKIEEKVRINDEVLTVEKQKERLLDFHSWRHFLNTQMIEHGFAEVIADLMTGHATKSMTQNYTRLMNFSEIIEMQEKLLS is encoded by the coding sequence ATGAATTATGCGCCATACACAATGTTCAAGCGGGGCCGAAAATACTACGTTCGCTTCCGCAAACCCGACGGCAGCAGAACCAGCCCGGTATCCAGCGGCCAGACCAATGAACGGGCGGCCAAGTCATGGGCCCAACAGCAGCTCGAAGCTGGAGCCGGCAAAGTTACAAGACGCTCACGCTTTCGCCATCTCGCTCATAATTTTTTTGATATCGATGGAATCTATCATCAAGAATGTATGGCAAATTTTCATCGAATATCAGAACGCCAGTTACGAAGCAAACAGCTGATGATGAAAAATCACATACTTCCCCACTTCGGCGAAATGCAGCTTGAAGAAATCATTACAGCTGACATCTCAAAGTTCAAACACGTGTTGATGAAGAAAAATCTCTCCGGCAACTCTATAAATAAATATCTGTCATGCCTCAAGGCAATTTTCGAATATGCTGAAGAAAACGGGTACATCAACAAGATTCCAACCTTGAAGCGGGCAAGCATCCAGGATCGAACACGCACCATCCTTACCCGTCGCCAAGCCAAATCACTGTTTCGCGATGATGACTGGAACGGCAATATGCGAGCCCGAACCATGAACCGTCTTGCAATGATCACCGGTATGAGGGCCAGCGAGATACTTGCCCTCAACTATGAAGATATCCTGTCTCCAGACGACATTGAAGCCAGGGCCCTGGCCAGCGCTGATATCCAACAGATGTATCACCGTATGCTCGGCGGACAGGTGCCTGACTGTACAGTAATAGCAATCTATAAGGCATGGGATCAGCAGGACAGTCAATTAAACGACCATACGAAAACCGACTGTTCACGGCGCTTCGTCCCTATCCCCGAATCGATGGTTGAAGAACTTGCTTCGATACGACCTTTCAGGGAGAAGCTACAACCCGACTCACCCTTTATCTTTTTTGCAGAGTACTCCTCGCACAAACCCATGGAAGGCAGAGTTGCGTTGAGAGAAATGCGTCGCAAGATTGAAGAAAAAGTGCGCATTAACGATGAAGTTCTCACAGTCGAAAAGCAGAAAGAACGTCTTCTTGATTTTCACTCCTGGCGGCATTTCCTCAACACCCAGATGATCGAACATGGATTTGCCGAAGTAATCGCTGATCTGATGACCGGTCATGCTACCAAAAGCATGACTCAGAATTACACCCGGCTCATGAACTTCAGCGAAATAATTGAGATGCAGGAGAAGCTGCTGTCCTAA
- a CDS encoding IS5 family transposase (programmed frameshift) encodes MYRTEDKTQLSFEDFYLPFGGKLNPNNRWVQLADLIPWEDLEAEYASQFAIESGQGAPAIQFRTALGALIIKEKLGITDEETVEQIRETPYLQYLIGMQGYQDEAPFDPSMPGHSLRSLPGRASGMVHFRKRISMDMITHANELIIAEERKKTEDDTEAEKEENSEVENSGKLLIDATCVPGDIRYPTDLSLLNESREKLETIIDVIHAERPKGATKPRTYRQRARKDFLAVIKKRKASKNKIRKAIRKQLGYIRRNLRHIEQLAAGVSLKILSRKQYRNLLVISEVFRQQALMYENKDHRMSGRIVSISQPHIRPIVRGKAGTPVEFGMKISSANINGYMFIDRFSWDPYNESGDLDMQAENYKQRYGVYPESIHADQIYRTRDNRNWCKKRGIRLSGPPLGRPPKDRGENRERKKLARQDELDRIAVEGTFGRAKRRYSMGRLMTKLSETSESQVAMIMLVMNLEKIRMDLFYVFIIAMLRSRKIPKSHFPVVLGYGNMAA; translated from the exons GTGTATAGAACTGAGGACAAAACGCAGCTTTCATTTGAAGATTTCTATCTCCCATTTGGAGGCAAACTGAACCCCAATAACCGCTGGGTACAGCTTGCTGATTTAATTCCCTGGGAAGATTTAGAAGCAGAATACGCCTCACAGTTTGCTATCGAAAGCGGGCAAGGCGCTCCGGCAATACAGTTTCGGACAGCTCTGGGTGCCCTGATTATAAAGGAAAAATTAGGAATTACAGATGAGGAAACCGTGGAGCAGATTCGTGAGACGCCTTACCTGCAATATCTCATCGGAATGCAGGGGTACCAGGATGAGGCTCCTTTTGATCCATCCATGCCTGGTCACTCGCTACGCTCGTTGCCCGGCCGTGCATCCGGGATGGTGCATTTCAGAAAGCGAATCAGCATGGACATGATCACTCACGCAAATGAATTGATTATTGCCGAAGAACGT AAAAAAACTGAAGATGATACGGAAGCTGAAAAAGAAGAAAATTCTGAGGTAGAAAACAGCGGAAAGCTTCTGATTGATGCTACCTGTGTGCCCGGTGATATTCGCTATCCCACCGATCTTTCGCTTTTAAATGAGAGCCGGGAAAAACTGGAAACCATCATAGACGTTATTCACGCAGAACGGCCCAAGGGCGCGACAAAACCCCGAACATACCGGCAAAGGGCGCGAAAGGATTTTTTGGCTGTCATCAAAAAGCGCAAAGCGAGCAAGAACAAGATTCGCAAGGCAATACGCAAGCAGCTGGGGTACATACGCCGTAATCTCCGGCACATAGAGCAATTAGCAGCAGGTGTCAGTTTGAAAATCCTGTCACGGAAACAGTACCGGAATCTGCTGGTGATCTCAGAAGTCTTTCGCCAGCAGGCCCTGATGTATGAAAACAAAGATCATCGAATGTCAGGCCGGATCGTGAGCATATCCCAACCCCATATTCGCCCCATAGTCAGGGGAAAAGCCGGTACCCCGGTTGAGTTCGGCATGAAGATTTCATCCGCCAATATTAACGGGTACATGTTTATCGACCGATTTTCATGGGATCCATACAACGAGTCTGGTGATTTAGACATGCAGGCTGAAAATTACAAACAGAGATATGGCGTGTATCCGGAATCAATACACGCCGATCAGATTTACCGCACCAGGGACAACCGAAATTGGTGCAAGAAACGGGGAATCAGATTATCTGGTCCACCACTGGGTCGTCCACCGAAAGATCGTGGAGAAAATCGGGAACGAAAGAAGCTGGCCCGTCAGGATGAGCTGGATAGAATCGCCGTTGAAGGGACATTCGGTAGAGCAAAACGACGGTACTCAATGGGTCGATTAATGACAAAGCTTTCTGAGACCAGTGAATCGCAGGTGGCCATGATCATGCTGGTGATGAACCTGGAAAAGATTCGCATGGATCTTTTTTACGTCTTTATCATAGCTATGCTACGCAGCCGAAAAATTCCGAAGTCTCATTTCCCCGTGGTATTGGGGTATGGTAATATGGCAGCATAG
- a CDS encoding HigA family addiction module antitoxin produces MDSIPLITPGEILFEEFLQPMEITAYRLAKDINVPATRISQVLKGNRKITADTALRLAKYFGNSADFWLGIQDEYDLRRERKKIAGELEKIPPVVKS; encoded by the coding sequence ATGGATTCAATACCACTTATCACACCTGGTGAAATACTTTTTGAAGAGTTTCTACAACCCATGGAGATAACAGCATACCGCCTCGCCAAGGATATTAACGTACCCGCAACACGGATTTCTCAGGTACTCAAAGGTAATCGGAAGATCACCGCAGATACTGCTCTGCGCCTGGCGAAGTATTTTGGGAACTCCGCTGATTTCTGGCTGGGCATTCAGGATGAATACGACCTAAGGCGAGAACGGAAAAAGATTGCCGGGGAGCTTGAGAAGATACCGCCTGTAGTTAAATCGTGA
- a CDS encoding formylglycine-generating enzyme family protein, whose product MKRSFPFFEVIAVVLMMTAVFPASATPLSAGDTETYTAGGVSFVMSYVPGGMTFPTGVNDDGSATVDNAYWIGETEVTYELWDTVYTWATSKARGAKIYGFANAGRQGGDLKSGPIGTNQHPVTTVNWRDAMVWCNALTEWYNAQNGTSYDHVYSYGGSIIRDSRDATACEAAVESSTAKGFRLLSRNEYELAARYRNGTDWTYGDHASGDESGACFDDGSILGDLGMSTVIGDYAVYRGNSGLSTAVVKSKTANALGLYDMSGNVAEWCFTKSGSRQRGLLGGSCGSSAGGLQVGAWSYYYPGEESPGSGFRIARTAD is encoded by the coding sequence ATGAAAAGGTCATTCCCTTTTTTTGAAGTGATTGCAGTTGTTTTGATGATGACAGCTGTGTTTCCTGCGTCTGCGACACCGCTTTCTGCCGGTGACACAGAAACCTACACGGCCGGCGGTGTATCCTTCGTCATGTCCTACGTCCCCGGGGGTATGACCTTTCCCACGGGTGTCAATGACGACGGAAGTGCAACTGTAGATAACGCATATTGGATAGGAGAGACCGAGGTGACTTACGAGCTTTGGGATACGGTATACACTTGGGCGACAAGCAAGGCAAGAGGGGCGAAGATATATGGTTTTGCTAATGCTGGTCGCCAGGGCGGAGATTTAAAATCTGGTCCCATTGGGACGAACCAGCACCCGGTGACCACGGTAAACTGGCGTGATGCCATGGTATGGTGCAACGCGCTTACGGAATGGTACAATGCGCAGAACGGAACAAGCTATGATCACGTCTACAGTTACGGGGGCTCGATAATAAGGGATTCCCGTGATGCCACTGCCTGCGAGGCAGCAGTTGAGAGCTCTACCGCGAAAGGCTTCCGCCTGCTGTCTAGAAATGAGTATGAACTTGCGGCGCGGTACCGTAACGGGACTGACTGGACCTACGGGGACCACGCAAGCGGAGACGAAAGTGGTGCATGTTTTGATGACGGGAGTATCTTGGGAGATCTTGGTATGTCCACGGTAATCGGGGATTATGCTGTGTATCGCGGCAATTCCGGGTTATCTACTGCAGTGGTAAAAAGCAAAACAGCCAATGCACTGGGCTTATACGATATGAGTGGCAATGTGGCGGAGTGGTGTTTTACTAAGAGCGGGTCTCGTCAACGCGGGCTTCTTGGCGGGAGTTGTGGCAGTTCTGCCGGCGGCCTGCAGGTTGGCGCCTGGTCCTACTACTACCCGGGCGAAGAGAGTCCCGGTAGCGGCTTCCGCATTGCGAGGACGGCCGATTGA
- a CDS encoding nucleotidyl transferase AbiEii/AbiGii toxin family protein, whose product MNNITDSVKARLRNLARKEKKDYVLITRLYMQEGILRRIGKSKYSESFCLKGGLLLYSISGFTSRPTMDLDLLGINIPSGEDKFRSILTEILSIEAADGLVFDTDSLKLQEIIEGADYHGQQLKVLCRLGSIRTNLKLDIGFGDTIYPGPVQMEYPALLETDPIKISAYSLESVIAEKFDAMIVLDARNSRMKDFYDIYDILTNHRIDQAILEEAIRLTINTRRTILPEAPAIFQDAFSSDPRNQQLWN is encoded by the coding sequence ATGAACAATATCACTGACTCTGTAAAGGCTCGCCTTCGCAACCTCGCCCGGAAAGAAAAGAAAGATTATGTGTTGATCACGCGATTGTACATGCAAGAGGGTATTCTCCGCAGGATAGGAAAATCAAAGTACTCCGAATCATTTTGTCTGAAAGGTGGTCTGCTTCTCTATTCTATCTCCGGCTTTACAAGCAGACCGACAATGGATCTTGATCTGCTGGGCATAAACATACCAAGCGGAGAAGACAAATTCCGCTCCATCCTGACCGAAATCCTCTCTATAGAAGCAGCAGATGGCCTTGTATTTGATACCGATTCCTTGAAGCTCCAGGAAATAATCGAAGGAGCAGACTACCATGGGCAGCAGTTAAAGGTACTCTGCAGGCTCGGATCGATCAGAACAAACCTGAAACTCGACATCGGATTTGGTGACACAATCTATCCTGGACCGGTACAAATGGAGTATCCGGCTCTACTGGAAACAGATCCGATAAAAATATCTGCCTACTCTCTGGAATCGGTGATTGCCGAGAAGTTTGATGCCATGATTGTTCTTGATGCCCGCAACAGCAGGATGAAAGACTTTTATGACATCTATGATATCCTGACAAACCACAGGATTGACCAGGCTATCTTGGAAGAGGCGATCCGGCTAACCATCAACACAAGACGAACTATCCTCCCGGAAGCGCCTGCAATCTTCCAGGATGCTTTCAGCTCAGATCCCAGAAACCAGCAGCTCTGGAACTGA
- a CDS encoding type II toxin-antitoxin system RelE/ParE family toxin yields the protein MEQLSGNRKGQYSIRINDQYRICFRWENGSASDVEITDYH from the coding sequence TTGGAGCAACTCTCAGGAAACCGGAAAGGGCAGTATAGCATCCGAATCAACGATCAGTATCGCATCTGCTTTCGATGGGAGAATGGTTCGGCTAGCGATGTCGAGATAACCGACTATCATTAG
- a CDS encoding transposase domain-containing protein, giving the protein MYFLIETAKANGLDPHRYLLKLLEKAPLAASENDWISLLPWNIE; this is encoded by the coding sequence ATGTACTTCCTTATTGAAACAGCAAAAGCGAATGGTCTCGATCCTCACCGCTATTTGCTCAAGCTGCTCGAAAAGGCTCCTCTGGCTGCATCGGAAAACGACTGGATTTCGCTGTTGCCTTGGAATATCGAGTAG
- a CDS encoding type IV toxin-antitoxin system AbiEi family antitoxin domain-containing protein, translating into MTNETRNRILQVFEKQSGYARTQDIKSEGLHHKYLQELVDDGTILKIKHGLYSLTELDDAATLHEALLTVPDGIICMGTALAYYELTTWNPPEIHIALLRGRKILLPDYPPIQLYHVSEDIFTLGQTEIKTDSGHYIPIYNRERAVCDAIRFRNKIGIDIMKEVLGGYIQSDHRDLNTLNRYARKLRIETVLNQYLDVLL; encoded by the coding sequence ATGACCAACGAAACCAGAAACAGGATTCTACAAGTCTTTGAAAAGCAGTCAGGCTACGCAAGAACTCAAGACATAAAATCCGAAGGCCTTCATCATAAGTACCTCCAGGAGCTCGTAGATGATGGCACTATACTAAAAATCAAACACGGCCTTTACAGCCTCACTGAACTCGATGATGCTGCGACTCTCCATGAAGCACTTCTTACCGTTCCGGATGGAATTATCTGTATGGGTACAGCTCTGGCCTACTACGAGTTGACAACCTGGAATCCGCCTGAAATACATATTGCCCTGCTCCGGGGAAGAAAGATTCTACTTCCAGATTATCCTCCTATCCAGCTATACCATGTATCTGAGGATATTTTCACCCTTGGTCAAACAGAGATTAAAACAGACTCCGGGCATTATATACCAATATACAACAGGGAGAGAGCCGTGTGCGATGCTATAAGGTTCAGAAACAAGATCGGCATCGACATCATGAAGGAAGTCCTTGGAGGATATATACAGAGTGATCATCGCGATCTCAATACTCTAAACCGTTATGCCCGGAAACTAAGGATTGAAACTGTCCTCAACCAATACCTGGATGTTCTCCTATGA
- a CDS encoding IS3 family transposase encodes MSLTLLRLPGGMVYLVAIIDLYSRKVLSWRLSNSMKVDFCNEALLEALEKYGVPAIFNTDQGSQFTSDSFIQILKDHQIEISMDGKGRALDNIYIERLWRTLKYEDIYIKGYESMTALRDGLHRYFHFYNTKRYHQSLDYQVPDEKYESFQIPDQEWRSAA; translated from the coding sequence CTGTCTCTTACTCTACTCAGATTACCCGGAGGGATGGTGTATTTGGTAGCGATTATTGACCTGTATTCCCGGAAAGTTTTGAGTTGGAGACTGAGCAACAGCATGAAGGTTGATTTCTGCAATGAGGCTTTGCTCGAAGCTCTGGAAAAATATGGCGTTCCAGCGATCTTTAACACAGATCAGGGTAGCCAGTTTACATCGGATTCATTTATACAGATCCTCAAGGATCATCAAATTGAAATCAGCATGGACGGCAAAGGTCGTGCACTGGATAATATTTATATTGAACGGCTTTGGAGGACATTAAAGTACGAAGACATTTACATCAAAGGTTATGAAAGCATGACCGCTCTGCGAGACGGGTTACACCGCTATTTCCACTTCTACAATACCAAGCGATACCACCAGTCTTTGGACTATCAGGTTCCTGATGAAAAGTATGAATCATTTCAGATTCCGGATCAGGAATGGAGATCAGCAGCCTAA